The nucleotide window TAATGGAATTTCATAGACACCCACAGAACTCAGATTCTTCAGAATATAACTCATTCTTCTGAACGTACTCTTAGAAATACTGATTTTGATAAATTCATGTCTAATAGTAACAGTAGACCCAAGAAACtaccttatttatatttatttactttttaaactctacttttatattttgtgtttattgaaacaatctctctctctgtctctctctcacagctgttctggaactggagatgtagaacaggctggcctcaagtctacagagatctacctgcttctgccttggtctagtgctaggattaaaggtacgtgtcaccatgcctagccctgaacttttttaaagattttctttttaatttttattttatgtgtagcgttttgcctgcatggatgtctatGCACCACTCGTGTGCCTGATGGCTGCCAAAACCAAAACAGGGAATctgaacccctgaaactggagttacaggccccctgaaactggagttacaggcagttgtgagccaccatatgggtgctgggaacggaaccgggtcccctgaaagagcagctggtgctcttaactgctgagccatctctccaggccctatatgtagttatttttgagatgatgccactgtgttgccctggctgacTTCAAATTatcaatctttctgcctcagcctccctagcagCACCACACTGATTGCTAAAAGCTATCCTTGAATGTGCATATATTCTGCTATCAAATTTAGTATTTAGGTCACTAGAGCGCTTTTATTACAAGATTTCAGAATACGACTGCCCGAGGATTAAGAAATGGCTCGTAATGATCTAATGGAAGGCAGGGAGAGCACGGTGGGGGAGAAGTTTTACTCTTTGCTTCCAAACTGATTTGTATGACCTATCTTTTCAACAAATCAATTTTCCAAAAATGATGCAAATTGCGACATCATGACCTCGGCTGCCATTACTCCTGGTGCTCTAGTGGacaacagacaggaagagaataGAGCTAGTGAACGataaccaaccccccccccccacacacatacacacacacacacacacacaaagcagctAATTatgtaacaagaaaaaaaacgAACACAACTATCAGCATTTAATCGGTCTTGAAGTTTTCCACTGATCTCTATTGTAATTAAAATCTTGGGGAAATGTCAAATAGACTTTATTCAGGACCTCTGTTAAGTGTCTAAAGCACCATAATTTTTCCGTGGGTGGGGGGACGACAAGTAAATAGCTGTCAGGTTTGGGGACACTTGTCTAGAAATCTCAGCcctggagatagaggcaggattGCCcggagtctgaggccaacctgggttatatATTGAGGGAATGaccttaagaaaataataaaaacaaaacaaagcatctGTTATATTTGGAGACCTAAAATTGTGTACAAGCATTATGATCTACACCTAGAAAATCGGTAATTGTAAAACGTAAACAATCAAAATAGAACTTAAAACAGGCTGCACAATTTACTAGACGACGGGTTTTCCAACTTTTTTCCCTATACTATCTCAACTATTCTACATAAATATCTGTGGTTAATACGGGTGATTGAGTACATGGAAGAAAGCAAAGTCCTAAGCCTGTGAAACAGTATTAACGGGGCAGATACTTAAAAGTTTCAAGATCTCGTGGTTTTCCAAGGAAAATAAATGGACTTTGGATGTGTTCTGGTAGTCAACTGAAGTAAGTCTGCATACAGCTCAGCCACTTACCAGCGCCAAGAGAGATGGTGCGAAAACCAATGGTTACTGCCTAAGGTACCAGAGCCACTTGCAAACTTTCACTTCTGTCTTTTGCACTGGGAAGACCTAAACCTCAAAGACCACTAATCAAGGCCACTACCTCTCCAGGCCGCAACCCCGCACATGGTGGACGCTCGCGCACCGGGCGACAGGGTACACACCTACCCGCCGGGCCGTGGGCGctcctgtcatcccagctcctcccagctgccctgccttcccccaaGCCTTTGCTGAGACCACCTCgcttcttccttgtccttctcTACCTAACTAAAAGCAaggacagggaagggagaagatgGTGGCGCGGGAAAAAGCACCGCCGCAGCCTCTCTCTTCCCCATTCCAGAGACGCAAAGCCACGCCGCCTCTCCTCGAGCCTGCAGGCGAGATCTGCAACACTTAAAATTCCGTTTTCAGATGCTTTTAGGCGCAAATAACTCCCCCGCTCCCTTCCGCCCCTCACCTTCACGAAAGCAATCGGGGTTGTGGTACCTTCGATATCTAACAGGATAACTGTGACTTCGGCGGGCACCGAAACCACCCCCATTTCCCTGCCGGATGCTACCACGGGCTCGGCCCCGCTGGGAAAGAGGACAGCACCGCCTGCGCCGCAGGACGCCTTTGGGCTCCCCAAGGCCCAGCGACAATCGGAGGGCTGGCAACAGCGAGCGACCCCGAGGCGCGAAGACAGGACGGGCCGGCTCCGGGGACCCGCAATCGCAGAGGAAGCCGCCCAAGGTGCTGCACCCCAAAGACCAGGCGAGCCGCGCAGGCCCAGACCACGTGGGCAGTCCGGGGAGTGTGGGCGGAGCTCCGGGCTCCGCGGGGGCGGGGGGAAGCCGGACGCGCGCGCCTATTGGCCACCGGCGAGCCTCAAACGCCGTCCGTCAAAATGGGCCTCGCGTGGGCGGGAACAAAGAAGCGAACGCCCGAGCTCGGAGCTCGGAGCCCGGAGCGCGGGCGCAAGCCCTCCGCAGCCCCGGTGGAGCCGGCGCGAGTGGCCCGGGGCACGTGCAGACCGGAGCCCCTGGAGTGGCGCGCCGGGGACGTGAGTGCCCCTGGCCTTCTCCGGCCCCTGACCTTCCCCCCGCTTCCCCGCCCACCGCGTGAGCCTTGGCACATCTTCAATCATCCGAGCAGGCCCCGCCCTCCGCCGCGGCCTCAGCCAGCCTGGGAGGCCGCACGGACCCGGGCTGCGGCGATCCTGCCGCCGAGGGCCCCTGAGCCGACACCGCCGCCCGCGGAGGCGACGGCGGGAAAGCCGCCCCCGCCGGGACCGAGGGGGTCATCGCGCGTCCGCTTTCTGTCCGGCTGCTTCCAGCCCGCGCGCGGGGACAGCACGCGTGCGCCgggcaggcgggcgggcgggcgagcgCGCTGCAGCTTTCTCAGCAAGCAGCGCCGGGTGCACGCCGCCTTTTCCCCCCCCGGAGCATCCAGGCGGCCCCAGCGGCTCCGCCCTGGGGGACTGAGGGCGCAGGAAGGGAGTGTGGGCCGAACGGGACGCGCGACACAAAAggcttgatctccaggcaagaggGACTGCGGccgccgcgccgccgccgccgccgccgcccgggaTTTCCTGCCCTTGGCTCTTGCCCGTCGTCGGATTGCTCCTGATTCTCTGAGCCCGAGCCCCGGCGCCGGCGCCGCCTCGCTCCTCACCGGGAGCCCCGCGATGGAGGTCCCGCCCCGGCTTTCCCATGTGCCGCCGCCGCCATTGTTCCCCTCCGCGCCCGCGACTTTAGCCTCCCGCAGCCTCTCCCATTGGCGGCCGCGGGCTCCCCGGCAGCTCGCCCCGCTCCTCCCGTCGCTCGCTTCCAGCTCCGCCCGGCAGGGGGCGCGCCGGACCCAGCGCCACGTCACCGCCCAGCAGCCCTCCCGATTGGCGGGCGGGGCGGCTATAAAGGGAGGGCGCAGGCGGCGGCCGGATCTCTTCCGCCGCCATTTTAAATCCGGCTCCATCCAACGctccgccgccaccgccgccgggACCCGGACTGCGCGCCAGCACCCCGCCGCCGACGGCTCCGCCACCATGGAGGACATGAACGAGTACAGCAACATAGAGGAGTTCGCAGAGGGATCCAAGATCAACGCGAGCAAGAACCAGCAGGATGACGGGTACCGCACGCTccgctcctcccctcccccagagccCCGCGCGCGCCCTTCGTCCCTCCGGAGCTGCGCGCGCTGCCCCCCGTATGTCCCCGAGTCGATGCTCCGCGTGCCCGCTGGACCCCAGTAGCTTCCCCACTAGTGGAAAGTAAGATGGGGTGACTCGAGGGGCCCGccgagggtgggggaagggaggagggggtgggggaaggagggcgGCGCCGTCGGTGTCCCGAGTGCGCAGGCGCCGCGTGGggccggggcggggggggggcgggggaaggggCCGGGCTCGGTGCGCCACATGCGGCAgctgcagccgccgccgccgccgccttctCATTGTGTGTGTTGCTGCTGCCGGCTGGGGCGACTTTGACTGGGGAGGTTTGGGGAACTTTTTGGTTTGGGCGCCAGTAGCTGATGCTAACAAGAGTTCTTGGGGTAGCAAGTTGACTTGAGAGCTGTGGACCAAAGTCCGCGTAAGTTGTGTGGGGGATTCGGTGTAGAAGTTGTGCTTGGCATCCCGAAGTCACCGGAGCAGAACCTCTCTGCCAGGTTtcgttggcttttttttttttttaagttttgtgtttGGACAGTAGGAAGTAACCTGTCTGCCGGTTTGAACAAGTGATCTTAAGGTTTTTGTGGTCTATTAGTGTTTGTAATCAAAGTAGATTGCTTGCACTTAGTAAGTTACCCTgtacttattttattgtttaattacaGGGTTGAAGTAAACACTGTTACcgttaagtcttttttttttaataactttatttCTAGTAAAATGTTTATTGGAGGCTTGAGCTGGGATACAAGCAAGAAAGATCTGACTGAGTATTTGTCTCGATTTGGGGAAGTTGTAGACTGCACAATTAAAACAGATCCAGTCACTGGAAGATCAAGAGGATTTGGATTTGTGCTTTTCAAAGATGCTGCTAGTGTGGATAAGGTAGGGTGTGTTTTGCCTTGTGCCTTTTGTGTTGCTCGCAAATTGCTGTAGGCTTCTAAGTTCCTGTCTAACTTGTCTTCCAGGTTTTGGAACTGAAAGAACACAAACTGGATGGCAAATTGATAGACCCCAAAAGGGCCAAAGCTTTAAAGGGGAAAGAACCCCCTAAAAAGGTTTTTGTGGGTGGACTGAGTCCAGATACTTCAGAAGAACAAATTAAAGAATACTTTGGAGCCTTTGGAGAGGTGGGCTGTGTTTGTACACGTTTGATGTGTTTTTGAAGTGTGTGTGCTTGGTCAAGTCTGTAGGGTTCATTACTATTAAACAGGATAGGGTTGAATTACTGCTCAGGTGCCTCTAGTCACTACATCTGGATTGCTGCTTTCTGTGCTGTAGTAGAAACTAATATCTAACCTCGTTCAGCCAAAGCCCTTAGTGATGGGTGTTTGACCAGCTGGTGGCCTCTGGGGTAGAAGATGCTGTAAAGGAATGTAACACAACTCTTTAGAAAGTAGTGGTCAGTAGACTGAAGTTTGTAAAGTGCCTATAGCATTCTGCACTACCATTAAcggatggttttgtttgttttgaatgcaCCTGATTTCAGATAGAAAATATTGAGCTTCCCatggatacaaaaacaaatgaaagaagagGATTCTGTTTTATCACATACACAGATGAAGAACCAGTAAAGAAATTGTTAGAAAGCAGATACCATCAAATAGGGTCTGGGAAGGTAAATAAATTGAATTAATTACATTGTGTGTGAAAAACCTGTTTGAAAAGAAAGCTGGTTTTGTGTTCAGAGCTTAGAACATCAGCaaaaattctctttgtttttagtGCGAAATCAAAGTTGCACAGCCCAAAGAGGTGTacaggcagcagcagcaacaacaaaaaggtggaagaggaggagcagcTGGTGGAAGAGGTGGAGCTAGGGGGCGTGGAAGAGGTGAGACTTCATTTGGGGggatgctgatttttttttaactgaagcaATAAACTGCTAGGTGAAATGGCCCATTAGAAAGCACAGCTAGgttgaaacttttaaaatgatcCCACATGGTAAAGgctggtttgggggggggggttgcttaaAAGTACAGCGTAGGGAACAAGAATGCATCGTTTTGTGTTAGGATTGGGAGGATTCAGAGTGGTTTCTTAACAATCATTGTGCATTGTTTCAGGTCAGGGCCAAAACTGGAACCAAGGATTTAATAACTATTATGATCAAGGATATGGAAATTATAATAGTGCCTATGGTGGTGATCAAAACTATAGTGGCTATGGCGGATATGATTATACTGGGTATAACTATGGGAACTATGGATATGGACAGGGATATGCAGACTACAGCGGTAAGAATACTGAACTTAATTTTATAAACCAGTGGTattaaaattccattttgaaGTACTTTCCcattaagttgtgtgtgtgtgtgtgtgtgtgtgtgtgtgtgtgtgtatgagtttccTATTGAGATGTCTGGAGTTAAGTCTTTGTGTTGTGTAGTCATAGGGTAGTAACAGACAGTGATGGTTATCTTAAAGTGTGATTTACAACTGTTGGCTTGTAAGATGGCTTGATATTTTAATGTTCAGCATGCACAGTTTTAAATTCGGGgtagtttggtttgggttttttaaatgtttaaaaggaCAGTTTTATAGGAAACTTCTTAGTAAAACTTGTGTCCTTTCAAACTAGGTCAACAGAGCACTTATGGCAAGGCATCCCGAGGGGGTGGCAATCACCAGAACAATTACCAGCCCTACTGAGGAGGACCTGGGAGAAAGCAGGTGTGTGAGCTTACAGGACAGCATTGGCAATGTCTGATTTCATTTAAAGATCAATAGACAAATGGAAAAGGAGTAAACAAAATGTTGTGTAGTCTTCACtaaattgttaattttttaattgctttatgaGCCTGTTTTACCTAAAGTGTCTATAGATCTTTAACTTTAAAGTCTTACCTCACCTTTTTTAGAATTACAGAAAAACTTAAgagtttttctgtttgctttgtgtaCCAGGAGGTTTAAACTTTTTTAGAACTATTAACAGGTAAAGTACTGAAATGGGTACAACTTAAGGAAAACAAGAATGTTGTCTTCTAACTCTGACATTATACCTTGTTTGTACCCGCCAGCGGGAACTTCATTGCAGGCCGTGTGTCACCCTGACCACGTCTATCTCTGGGGGTCGCACGTTGCGGGCAGAGCGCAAGGCATACACCAGAAAACGCTGTCCTGTGGTATGGTCTCTTCCAACTTCATGTACCAGCGTAAAGATTAAAAGTGGAAACTTCAGACTTTggcttctttttaatctttttggaGATTAAGTGTCTAAACTTAACTTAAATGGTTTTTTGCAGGAGTTAAAGTACATAAATGCCTTTTTACAGCTTAATCATTTTGGTCTTCTGTTTAGTGTTGTATTTCAATTGTGGAGCCTCATTTTAAGTGTCCATTCTTTAAGATTTaatgcttgctttttctttttatagctaATAGTGAAATCTACAAACCCAAACAAGAACTTTTAAATCTGGGATATAAGTTAAAGATCACATGCACAAAGCAGTTCGTTGTCATGTTATGCTCAGAAACCTGAGATCTGCGTTGGTGATAACACCCTCCTTGGCCTCCTAGAGCTGGGCCTCTAGATGGTCTTTGTCTGCTGGGCTTGTGACTGGGAAGATTTCCTTCCTGAGTTTAAATAAGTCCTCCTAACACCATTGGGGGCTCCAGTGAGTTTCTCAAATACCCAAACTACACTTTGTTAATGAATATGCATGTGATCTTTAATTattgaagaaaagaataaagtgaGGACTTAAACAATTCATGAAAGTGGACCTTTGCAAGCTTGTGAGGATTGCACACATCTAacggtggttttgtttttgttttaggaggTGTAAAGAAACCATCTTACAGGACGACATTGAAGATTGCTTGATCTTCTGTTGACCTAAGATGATTATTTTGTAAAAGACTTTCTAGTGTACATGACACAATTGTGTCCAACTGTATATAGCTGCCAattagtttctttgttttcactTTGTCCTTTGCTATCTGTGTTATGACTCAATGTGGATTTGTGtttatacacatttttatttgtatgattcATGTTAAACCTCCAATAAATGCTTCCTTATGTGATTGTTTTTCTGCGTCAGGTACTACATAGTTCTgtggaaatgtaattttataaagAAGCAATAATTAAGGCACAGCTTTTTTTGTAGGGGGCATTGGTCCACAGGAAGAAACTGGTCCTAGTGTCCCTTGTTTCTGGTTTCTGTAGACATAGTCTGTAATTAAAGTCTAAGGCTTCATTTCTCTGTTAGTGAGATTGATTCCACACCTTTTGAATAATGTTCCCCCTCCTGGTATCTGGAGACTAACAACTACAGTCTATTGTGATTGGTGAAGCTTTCTATCTTCTAGTGTGACCTGTGCTTTCAGAATCTTTGTAAGGAAAAATCCCCTTACTGAGCTAGGACTGCCTCGCTGGCACAGTGGTGTTCGAGTATGAATGAAGCCAGGGTTTCTATCCCCAtcaccacagaaaatgaaaagcctGTTGGCAGCACAAAGCTTGTTAAATGGCTATCTTTGCTTGTTCCTATCTGACAAACCATGTATAATTCATAGATGGCTTTGCCTTTAAGAGTTGATAACTTGTCTGCTAGAGAAAACTTGAGGTGGTCACCATGGCTGTTGGGGTTTTAGTGCTGTAGATAAATGCAAGGGAAGAATGCTGTCAAATGGTAGTAAGGCTTACTCAGATATGTCTGGGATTCTCCTGAAGTTTGGATGGAGTGGGGTGAATTTAGGAAAAGTTAGCACTTGGCACGTCCATCCCACCAGAGTGTGTGAGCTGAGTAGATTTCAGCAGTTCTGTATTCAGAGGAAGGGGCAGTGGAGAAGATGAGTCATGTGGTCTATCTTCTGGTgcattaaaaatactttaaggTAATACAAGCTTTGAGTTTTCCATTGAATGCTTGTACTTAGAACAGGGGTTTCCATGGTTCAACAGACGCTTCTGGGCTTGGGATACATTCAAGTTTAGAGTACTTGGTCTTAGAAGACCAGTGTAAGCTTTTTATACtgataacctttttttaaaat belongs to Onychomys torridus chromosome 10, mOncTor1.1, whole genome shotgun sequence and includes:
- the Hnrnpdl gene encoding heterogeneous nuclear ribonucleoprotein D-like is translated as MEVPPRLSHVPPPPLFPSAPATLASRSLSHWRPRAPRQLAPLLPSLASSSARQGARRTQRHVTAQQPSRLAGGAAIKGGRRRRPDLFRRHFKSGSIQRSAATAAGTRTARQHPAADGSATMEDMNEYSNIEEFAEGSKINASKNQQDDGKMFIGGLSWDTSKKDLTEYLSRFGEVVDCTIKTDPVTGRSRGFGFVLFKDAASVDKVLELKEHKLDGKLIDPKRAKALKGKEPPKKVFVGGLSPDTSEEQIKEYFGAFGEIENIELPMDTKTNERRGFCFITYTDEEPVKKLLESRYHQIGSGKCEIKVAQPKEVYRQQQQQQKGGRGGAAGGRGGARGRGRGQGQNWNQGFNNYYDQGYGNYNSAYGGDQNYSGYGGYDYTGYNYGNYGYGQGYADYSGQQSTYGKASRGGGNHQNNYQPY